From the genome of Plasmodium malariae genome assembly, chromosome: 9, one region includes:
- the PmUG01_09037100 gene encoding conserved Plasmodium protein, unknown function, whose amino-acid sequence MWNFINYNNDQGNDNAANNNFTLWNILGYAVRRKEKKEKKKDKQNEEEENNEDNNNAKSEKHSDKELVDETVAELVKEPVDETAWDTVNDSADDSEKEKEKKKEKEKEKEKKKEKERKKEIHLSAENRNISPFLSDLSSYADYYPSDEGTNKYNLNINSESLPSNEKREVAFSQGVEVGIEEREVEPEGVIVEDNVGVEKDVLEIDEFGDKNKAGESLEQPQTREKENSVFPLANEWFFDKIKEMLEPTMNQESIGELITNKYNSFNEANSGIFDLIENLLVRTSTQDKMDINKKQKNNYIYHHYNSMDCSNNDDYNFINYSIYCINKELATNVELEATKMMKIYNHAFNNFKKDINFKDDVYKDLVNDCEEFSTLIIVDEKDEKKKKKKRIPKLDFILLINITSENYNNIIESHSVQTPKLNLEDIFKINVN is encoded by the exons GATAAACAGAACgaagaggaagaaaataatgaagataataataatgcaaaaaGTGAGAAGCATTCAGATAAAGAACTCGTTGACGAAACAGTAGCTGAACTGGTAAAAGAACCCGTCGACGAAACTGCTTGGGATACTGTGAATGATAGTGCTGATGATTCA gaaaaggaaaaggaaaaaaaaaaggaaaaggaaaaggaaaaggaaaaaaaaaaggaaaaggaaagaaaaaaagaaatacacCTAAGTGcagaaaatagaaatatatcaCCATTTCTAAGTGACCTGAGCTCATATGCGGACTACTACCCAAGTGATGAGGgtacaaataaatacaatttaaACATAAACAGTGAAAGTCTTCCTTCGAATGAGAAAAGAGAAGTAGCTTTTTCCCAAGGGGTAGAAGTGGGAATTGAGGAGAGAGAGGTAGAACCGGAAGGAGTAATAGTAGAGGATAACGTGGGAGTAGAAAAAGATGTGCTAGAGATAGACGAATTTGGAGACAAGAACAAAGCGGGAGAATCGCTGGAACAGCCACAGACGCGGGAAAAAGAGAATTCTGTTTTTCCCTTGGCAAATGAGTGGTTCTTCgataaaataaaggaaatgCTTGAACCGACAATGAACCAAGAAAGTATAGGGGAACTAATAACAAACAAGTATAACAGCTTCAATGAAGCGAATTCAGGAATATTTGACTTGATAGAAAACTTATTAGTACGTACAAGTACCCAGGATAAAAtggatataaataaaaaacaaaaaaataattatatttatcatcATTACAATTCAATGGACTGCTCAAATAATGatgattataattttattaattattctatttattgtattaataaagaattaGCTACGAATGTAGAACTAGAAGCAACTAAAATGATGAAGATTTATAATCAtgcttttaataattttaaaaaagatataaatttcaAGGATGATGTTTATAAAGATCTGGTAAACGACTGCGAAGAATTCTCCACCTTAATAATAGTAGAcgaaaaagatgaaaaaaaaaaaaaaaaaaaaagaataccAAAACTTGACTTCATACttctaataaatattactagtgaaaattataataatataatcgAATCGCACAGTGTGCAAACACCAAAATTAAATCTAgaagatatttttaaaattaacgTAAATTGA